One part of the Thermodesulfobacterium commune DSM 2178 genome encodes these proteins:
- a CDS encoding RelA/SpoT family protein yields the protein MVTLSKILDQIQSYLPGCNTRLVEKAYVWAAKLHDGQVRKSGDPYLSHPMEVAYILAQMKLDLPTIAAGLLHDAVEDSAISLEEIKKEFGEEVAFIVDGVTKLKKLPNPAERAASQDKLTKQAENIRKIILAMSKDLRVILVKLADRLHNMRTLEYQPEHKRVKIARETLEIYAPLAGRLGIDWVKSELEDLCFKYLYPEEFRRLEQEVKKRVEASQEYIEKVKSLLKNLLEKNGISGRVLGRVKHLYSIYRKLLKYNLTIEDLDQIYDIIGFRVIVNTVEECYKTLGLVHALWPPIPGRFKDFISLPKPNMYQSLHTTVLGPDSKKIEIQIRTEYMDKVANEGIAAHFLYKEGVFTSKYGQYKYLEWLSKLIELQKELKNPREFLESLKLDFFPDEIYVFTPKGDIITLPVGATPLDFAYAVHTEVGHRCVRAYVNDKLVPLDYKLQTGDIVKIETSPNQTPSRDWLKIVVTGRAKSRIKQWLNREERQKMIELGKELLNKEIKKQGLSATSIKEEDLIKFSQEFRIKNTEDLYFLIGSGKITPKQILKNYLEIKKVEETQEELPIEEQVEKLGIKEGLVERFLTQNLKDVVVVNGTDNVLFHLAKCCRPIPGDEIIGYITRGKGISVHRFDCPNLKDLDTERLIEVRWGKVENRSYPVHISIVCSDRKGLLANISSVIAASESNILKAEVRTTSDQKAFFDFYIEVNNKEHLDKIISNLFKINGVLSVERKLV from the coding sequence ATGGTTACGTTAAGTAAAATTTTAGACCAGATACAGAGTTATTTACCTGGGTGTAACACTCGTTTGGTAGAGAAGGCTTACGTTTGGGCTGCCAAACTGCATGACGGTCAGGTTAGAAAGTCAGGAGATCCCTATCTTTCGCATCCTATGGAGGTAGCCTATATCCTTGCTCAAATGAAGCTTGACCTTCCTACTATAGCCGCTGGATTGCTCCATGATGCGGTAGAGGACAGTGCGATAAGTTTAGAGGAAATAAAAAAAGAGTTCGGAGAAGAGGTAGCTTTTATCGTAGATGGGGTAACTAAGCTTAAAAAACTGCCCAATCCTGCTGAAAGAGCAGCTTCTCAAGATAAGCTTACCAAACAGGCAGAAAACATAAGAAAGATCATCCTTGCAATGTCAAAAGACCTGAGGGTGATCCTGGTAAAGTTAGCAGACAGACTGCATAATATGCGCACTTTAGAATATCAACCAGAACATAAAAGGGTAAAGATCGCCAGAGAGACTCTTGAAATATACGCTCCTCTTGCTGGTAGGTTAGGAATAGACTGGGTAAAAAGCGAGTTAGAAGACTTGTGTTTTAAGTATCTATACCCTGAAGAGTTTCGTAGGTTAGAACAAGAGGTAAAAAAGAGGGTAGAGGCCTCTCAAGAGTATATAGAAAAAGTTAAGTCCCTTTTAAAAAACCTTCTAGAGAAAAACGGAATTAGCGGAAGAGTTTTAGGAAGAGTTAAACATCTTTATAGTATCTACAGGAAGCTTCTTAAATACAACTTGACCATAGAAGATCTGGACCAGATTTACGACATCATAGGTTTTAGGGTTATCGTAAACACCGTAGAGGAGTGTTATAAAACCTTAGGGTTGGTGCATGCCCTTTGGCCTCCCATCCCTGGTAGGTTTAAAGATTTTATAAGCCTTCCCAAACCTAACATGTATCAAAGTTTACACACCACGGTGTTAGGACCTGATAGCAAAAAGATAGAAATACAGATCAGAACTGAGTACATGGATAAGGTGGCTAACGAGGGAATAGCCGCTCATTTTTTATACAAGGAAGGTGTCTTTACCTCAAAGTATGGACAGTACAAGTATTTAGAATGGTTAAGCAAGCTGATAGAACTTCAAAAAGAGCTAAAAAACCCACGGGAATTTCTTGAGTCATTAAAGCTTGACTTTTTCCCTGACGAAATCTATGTGTTTACCCCTAAAGGAGATATTATTACCCTTCCTGTAGGAGCCACTCCCCTTGATTTTGCGTATGCGGTTCATACCGAGGTTGGTCACAGGTGTGTAAGGGCCTATGTGAACGATAAGCTTGTGCCTTTAGACTATAAGCTCCAAACAGGCGATATCGTTAAAATCGAAACCTCTCCTAACCAAACCCCCAGCAGAGACTGGTTAAAAATCGTAGTAACAGGTAGGGCCAAAAGCAGGATAAAGCAGTGGTTAAATCGAGAAGAAAGACAAAAAATGATAGAGTTAGGAAAGGAACTTCTTAACAAGGAAATAAAGAAACAAGGATTAAGTGCTACCTCTATAAAAGAAGAGGATCTTATCAAATTTTCTCAAGAGTTTAGGATAAAAAATACAGAAGACCTTTATTTCCTTATTGGTTCTGGAAAGATTACCCCTAAGCAGATATTAAAAAACTATCTAGAAATCAAAAAGGTAGAGGAAACTCAAGAAGAGCTTCCGATAGAAGAACAGGTCGAGAAGTTAGGAATAAAAGAAGGATTGGTAGAAAGGTTTTTAACCCAGAATCTAAAAGATGTAGTTGTGGTTAACGGAACTGACAACGTTCTTTTTCATTTAGCCAAGTGCTGTAGACCCATTCCAGGAGATGAAATTATAGGTTATATTACAAGGGGCAAGGGAATCTCGGTTCATCGGTTTGATTGTCCAAACTTAAAGGATTTAGACACCGAAAGGCTGATCGAGGTTAGATGGGGTAAGGTAGAAAATCGTTCTTATCCTGTACATATTTCTATAGTTTGTTCAGACCGTAAAGGATTACTGGCTAACATTTCTTCTGTGATAGCTGCCTCAGAAAGTAACATATTAAAAGCAGAGGTGAGAACCACCTCTGACCAAAAAGCCTTTTTTGACTTTTATATCGAGGTTAACAATAAAGAACACTTAGACAAGATTATTTCTAATCTTTTTAAAATAAACGGTGTTCTTTCAGTAGAAAGAAAGTTAGTTTAA
- the rpmB gene encoding 50S ribosomal protein L28 encodes MARICEICGKKPHAGNQVSHSGKRSTRWWYPNIQSVRVKLENGQVKRMKVCTRCLKAGKVKKAVS; translated from the coding sequence ATGGCTAGGATTTGTGAGATTTGTGGGAAAAAGCCTCATGCTGGAAACCAGGTAAGCCACTCTGGGAAAAGGTCCACAAGATGGTGGTATCCTAACATTCAGAGTGTTAGGGTAAAACTGGAAAACGGTCAGGTAAAAAGGATGAAGGTGTGCACCCGTTGTCTAAAGGCTGGAAAAGTCAAAAAAGCAGTAAGTTAA
- the purD gene encoding phosphoribosylamine--glycine ligase, translating into MKILVVGGGGREHAICYVLKKSKHLEKLYCVPGNGGIEEIAEVPKDIQAGDFSALVELCKKEGIELVLPGPEEPLVKGIRDVLEEKGIKVFGPDRYTANLEGSKIFAKEIMVKAGVPTARFEVFEDPDKARQYIEKVGAPLVVKADGLCAGKGVFVCDTKEEAFQAVEKLMEQRIFGEAGQRVVIEEKLVGEEASYIVITDGEHFKALPTSQDHKRLLDGDQGPNTGGMGAYSPTPLITKDLRKEIEEKVISPVLKTLAKEGHPYLGFLYAGLMIVNHIPYVLEFNCRLGDPETQVILPRVENDFIELLDATLNGRLDKVDLVETDKACVCVVMASKGYPGSYEKGKKIEGLDKVKQLEDVIVFHAGTKKEGDAFYTSGGRVLGVTALDNDIPSAIKRAYQAVSLIHFDGAHYRKDIGQRYFKYLET; encoded by the coding sequence ATGAAGATATTAGTTGTTGGTGGTGGTGGGAGGGAGCATGCCATCTGCTATGTGCTTAAAAAATCAAAACATCTGGAGAAACTTTATTGTGTTCCTGGCAACGGAGGGATCGAAGAGATAGCCGAGGTTCCCAAAGATATTCAAGCTGGCGATTTTTCTGCCCTTGTAGAGCTTTGTAAAAAAGAAGGGATAGAACTTGTTTTGCCAGGGCCTGAAGAGCCTTTGGTAAAAGGGATAAGAGATGTTCTTGAAGAAAAAGGGATTAAAGTTTTTGGGCCTGATCGTTATACCGCAAACCTTGAAGGAAGCAAAATTTTTGCCAAGGAGATAATGGTTAAAGCAGGGGTTCCTACCGCAAGGTTTGAGGTGTTTGAGGACCCAGATAAAGCAAGGCAATACATAGAAAAAGTTGGGGCACCTTTGGTGGTTAAAGCAGATGGACTTTGTGCCGGAAAAGGGGTGTTTGTTTGTGATACCAAGGAGGAGGCCTTTCAAGCCGTAGAAAAGTTGATGGAACAAAGGATTTTTGGAGAGGCTGGTCAAAGGGTGGTGATCGAGGAAAAACTTGTAGGAGAAGAGGCCTCTTATATCGTAATCACCGACGGAGAACATTTTAAAGCGTTACCCACCTCTCAAGACCACAAAAGACTTTTAGACGGAGACCAGGGCCCAAACACAGGAGGAATGGGAGCCTATTCTCCTACCCCTTTGATTACTAAAGACCTAAGAAAGGAGATAGAAGAAAAGGTTATCTCTCCTGTTTTAAAGACCTTGGCCAAGGAAGGCCATCCTTATCTTGGGTTTTTGTATGCAGGGCTAATGATCGTAAACCACATCCCGTATGTGCTTGAGTTTAACTGTCGTTTAGGAGACCCTGAGACCCAGGTAATTCTTCCCCGAGTAGAAAATGACTTTATCGAGCTTTTAGACGCAACCCTTAACGGCAGGCTTGATAAGGTAGACCTTGTTGAAACCGATAAGGCCTGCGTATGTGTGGTGATGGCAAGCAAAGGCTATCCAGGAAGCTATGAAAAAGGGAAAAAGATAGAAGGTTTAGATAAGGTGAAACAGCTTGAAGACGTAATCGTTTTTCACGCAGGCACTAAAAAAGAAGGGGATGCCTTTTATACCTCAGGCGGAAGGGTTTTAGGTGTTACCGCCCTTGATAACGACATCCCCTCAGCCATAAAACGGGCCTATCAGGCGGTATCTTTAATCCACTTTGACGGCGCCCATTACCGTAAAGACATCGGGCAACGCTATTTTAAGTATTTAGAAACCTAA
- the purE gene encoding 5-(carboxyamino)imidazole ribonucleotide mutase → MKVGIIMGSDSDLEVMKDAAETLEKFGVPFEITVASAHRTPERVHQWVTTAEQRGIEVIIAGAGMAAHLPGVVASLTTLPVIGVPIKGKALEGLDALFSIVQMPPGIPVATVAINSAKNAALLALQILGIKYPEVKEKLKAYKEKMKEEVLKKAAKLEAIGYKKYLED, encoded by the coding sequence ATGAAAGTAGGTATTATCATGGGAAGTGACTCTGACCTTGAAGTTATGAAAGATGCTGCAGAAACCTTGGAAAAGTTTGGGGTACCCTTTGAGATCACCGTAGCCTCTGCCCACAGGACTCCTGAAAGGGTACATCAGTGGGTAACCACCGCAGAACAAAGAGGAATAGAGGTAATCATCGCAGGGGCTGGGATGGCAGCCCATCTTCCTGGGGTAGTGGCCTCTCTTACCACCCTTCCGGTGATAGGAGTTCCTATAAAAGGTAAAGCCTTAGAAGGACTTGATGCCCTTTTTTCTATTGTCCAGATGCCACCTGGAATCCCTGTAGCAACCGTTGCCATAAACAGTGCCAAAAACGCCGCCCTTTTAGCCTTACAAATCCTTGGGATAAAATATCCTGAGGTCAAAGAAAAACTTAAGGCCTATAAAGAAAAGATGAAAGAAGAGGTACTTAAAAAGGCTGCAAAACTTGAGGCTATAGGTTATAAAAAATACTTAGAAGATTAA
- a CDS encoding prepilin-type N-terminal cleavage/methylation domain-containing protein, with protein MSRGKGFTLIELLIVVAIIAILAAIAIPQFSKYRRNAAVAGCQSDLRNAMTQCAAYLAEHPEAQNMAACESASGIMKNTTYVDVTFGNDTATGTCKGPATGVSCTIAANGTMSCTGI; from the coding sequence ATGAGTAGAGGTAAGGGTTTTACGTTGATTGAGCTTTTGATCGTGGTTGCCATCATCGCCATCTTAGCTGCCATTGCCATTCCGCAGTTTTCAAAGTATCGTAGAAACGCAGCTGTAGCGGGTTGTCAGTCAGACTTGAGAAATGCAATGACCCAATGTGCAGCCTACCTTGCTGAGCATCCTGAGGCTCAGAATATGGCTGCTTGTGAATCAGCTTCTGGTATTATGAAGAATACTACTTATGTAGACGTAACTTTTGGCAACGATACTGCTACAGGTACTTGTAAAGGTCCTGCAACAGGTGTATCTTGTACTATAGCTGCTAACGGAACCATGAGTTGTACAGGAATTTAA
- a CDS encoding type II secretion system protein yields MSKAFTLIEVLVVIGIITILLGLAIIFYHQYLSKAIKASLLSDVRNCLSLVAISKQENGTSSLSQVVATCPKSKYTQNLILESENPIKLTATSISGEVACSYNETSGLVLCSEI; encoded by the coding sequence ATGTCTAAAGCCTTTACTTTGATCGAAGTTTTAGTAGTTATAGGGATAATAACTATCCTCCTGGGATTGGCAATAATTTTTTATCATCAGTATTTATCAAAAGCAATTAAAGCTTCTCTGCTTTCTGATGTGAGAAATTGTCTTAGCCTAGTTGCAATTTCAAAACAGGAAAATGGGACTTCTTCTCTATCTCAAGTAGTTGCTACCTGTCCTAAGTCAAAATACACTCAAAACTTGATTCTTGAATCAGAGAATCCCATTAAACTTACTGCTACTTCTATCTCAGGAGAGGTTGCTTGTAGTTATAATGAGACCTCTGGTTTAGTTTTATGTAGCGAGATATAG
- a CDS encoding radical SAM protein, translating into MEKSFVWKKSLLFGPVRSRRLGRSLGIDLVPRKVCSMDCLYCEVGKTTFLTAERRFYFTKEEIEEAILTAKEKQDFFDVFTLTGSGEPTLNFYFEETLFLAKKHLSKPVAVLTNSTLLHISSVREALCEADLVLPSLDAARPETFNLINRPAKGISLENIIDGLKELRKQMKGEMWVEVFFLAGINDSQEDLEALKKCIEEINPHKVQLNTAVRPVAYQEARPLSYAKLEEIARFLGEKTEVIVNKERLEKRLLSLTLEGLEKEVVAYVKRRPASVEELSEAFGVEPKVLLELLERLSQEGVLKLKELEGQTYYSA; encoded by the coding sequence ATGGAAAAATCCTTTGTTTGGAAGAAGAGTTTACTTTTTGGTCCTGTTCGGTCAAGAAGGCTTGGAAGGTCTCTTGGGATAGACTTGGTTCCGAGAAAGGTCTGCTCTATGGATTGCCTTTATTGTGAGGTAGGAAAAACCACCTTTCTTACCGCTGAAAGAAGGTTTTATTTTACCAAAGAGGAGATAGAAGAGGCCATACTTACTGCCAAAGAAAAACAGGATTTTTTTGATGTTTTTACCCTTACAGGGAGTGGAGAACCTACCCTAAACTTTTATTTTGAAGAGACCCTGTTTTTAGCTAAAAAGCACCTTTCAAAGCCTGTGGCTGTGCTTACCAACAGCACTTTGTTGCATATATCTTCGGTTAGAGAGGCTTTGTGTGAGGCTGACCTTGTGCTTCCTTCCCTTGATGCTGCCCGTCCAGAAACTTTTAACCTCATAAACAGGCCGGCTAAAGGGATAAGTTTAGAAAACATCATCGATGGTTTAAAAGAGTTGAGAAAACAGATGAAAGGTGAGATGTGGGTTGAGGTGTTTTTTCTTGCAGGGATAAACGACAGCCAAGAAGACTTGGAGGCACTTAAAAAATGTATAGAAGAAATAAACCCTCATAAGGTTCAGTTAAACACAGCGGTAAGGCCGGTAGCCTATCAAGAGGCCAGGCCTTTATCTTATGCTAAGTTAGAGGAAATAGCCAGGTTTTTAGGAGAAAAGACAGAGGTTATAGTAAATAAAGAGAGGCTTGAAAAAAGGCTTTTAAGTCTAACTCTTGAAGGTTTAGAGAAAGAGGTGGTAGCCTACGTAAAAAGAAGGCCTGCCTCAGTCGAAGAATTAAGCGAAGCCTTTGGGGTAGAGCCTAAGGTTTTGTTAGAGCTTTTAGAAAGACTTTCCCAAGAAGGAGTCTTAAAGTTAAAAGAACTTGAAGGTCAAACCTACTATTCAGCCTAA
- the scpB gene encoding SMC-Scp complex subunit ScpB yields the protein MFYERDFYKKVVEAVLFVAGRSVSLKELSQVCDNLSKEEILSILQELKEEYQSRGVRLVEVAEGYRLESAPEVADYLKTFLKPKGFRWTKTLLETLAVIAYFQPITRAEISAKRGGVDVGAALKTLLENNFIRVVGRKDVPGRPLLYGTTTFFLEYFGLKSLKDLPPLDELKSLAERED from the coding sequence ATGTTTTACGAGAGGGATTTTTATAAAAAGGTGGTTGAGGCGGTGCTTTTTGTGGCAGGTCGGTCGGTAAGTTTAAAGGAGTTGTCTCAGGTTTGTGACAACCTTTCTAAGGAAGAAATTTTAAGCATTTTACAGGAACTTAAAGAGGAATATCAGTCACGAGGGGTTAGGCTGGTTGAGGTGGCTGAGGGTTATCGGTTAGAAAGTGCCCCAGAGGTAGCAGATTATCTTAAGACCTTTTTAAAGCCCAAAGGGTTTAGATGGACAAAAACTCTTCTTGAGACCTTGGCTGTGATAGCCTATTTTCAGCCGATTACCAGGGCTGAGATTTCTGCCAAAAGAGGAGGGGTTGATGTCGGGGCTGCCCTTAAAACCTTACTTGAAAACAACTTCATCAGGGTGGTTGGTAGAAAAGACGTGCCTGGAAGGCCACTTCTTTACGGGACCACTACTTTCTTTTTAGAATATTTTGGATTAAAATCCCTGAAAGACCTTCCACCTTTAGATGAGCTAAAAAGTTTAGCTGAAAGAGAAGATTAA
- the hisH gene encoding imidazole glycerol phosphate synthase subunit HisH, with product MIGIVDYKAGNLTSVARALSFFGYRWIISDDPEELKKAERIIFPGVGAAKSAMDSLKETGLDEFLKETFLKGTPILGICLGTQVIFEESEEDGGTKTLGLLKGKVKRFPEPFLFKGERLKVPHMGWNQVVWQKPHPVFQGLDPEYEYYFVHSYYVVPEEEEVIYGVTFHGISFPSVVAYKNLVALQFHPEKSGKPGLQILDQFCRWNP from the coding sequence ATGATAGGGATAGTTGACTACAAGGCCGGTAATCTTACCAGTGTAGCCAGAGCACTTTCCTTTTTCGGATATAGATGGATTATTTCTGATGACCCAGAGGAGCTTAAAAAGGCAGAAAGGATTATTTTTCCAGGAGTAGGGGCGGCTAAAAGTGCGATGGATAGTTTAAAAGAAACAGGTTTAGACGAGTTTTTAAAAGAGACTTTTTTAAAAGGAACTCCTATCTTAGGTATTTGTCTTGGGACGCAGGTAATTTTTGAAGAAAGTGAAGAAGACGGAGGAACTAAGACCTTAGGTCTTCTAAAAGGTAAGGTAAAAAGGTTCCCAGAGCCTTTTTTGTTTAAAGGAGAAAGGCTAAAGGTTCCGCATATGGGGTGGAACCAGGTGGTTTGGCAGAAGCCTCATCCTGTTTTTCAGGGCCTTGACCCAGAGTATGAATATTATTTTGTTCACAGCTATTATGTTGTGCCAGAGGAGGAAGAGGTAATATACGGGGTTACCTTTCATGGCATATCCTTTCCTTCGGTGGTAGCCTATAAAAACTTGGTAGCCCTTCAGTTTCATCCTGAAAAAAGCGGAAAGCCTGGTCTTCAAATTTTAGACCAGTTTTGTCGTTGGAACCCTTAG
- the rpsB gene encoding 30S ribosomal protein S2 has product MAHITMKQLLEAGVHFGHQTRRWNPKMKPFIFGERNGIHIIDLQQTLKYFEIAYEFVVNLVAEGGKLLFVGTKKQAQDTIREEAERCGMYYVNYRWLGGTLTNFRTIRQSVEKLKRIESWFEDGTIERFPKKERLKLERLKNKLERNLKGIKDMETLPQALFVVDPVHEEIAVKEARKLGIPIVAIVDTNCDPDLIDYIIPGNDDAIRAVKLITGKIADACLEGLEIYKEKVAAQTDKELSLEEEFLKRDEEAAAEAILEEILAEEKKEAEFEELAKNID; this is encoded by the coding sequence ATGGCTCACATTACGATGAAGCAGCTTTTGGAAGCTGGTGTTCATTTTGGACATCAGACCCGTCGTTGGAATCCAAAGATGAAGCCTTTCATCTTTGGGGAAAGAAACGGGATCCATATCATCGACCTTCAACAAACCCTTAAGTATTTTGAGATTGCCTACGAGTTTGTGGTAAATTTAGTAGCAGAAGGTGGAAAACTTCTTTTTGTAGGCACCAAAAAACAGGCACAAGACACCATCAGAGAAGAGGCAGAAAGATGTGGGATGTATTATGTGAACTATCGTTGGCTTGGTGGTACTCTTACCAACTTTAGGACTATAAGACAGAGTGTGGAAAAGTTAAAAAGGATTGAGTCCTGGTTCGAAGATGGAACGATAGAGAGATTTCCTAAAAAAGAAAGATTAAAACTTGAGCGTTTAAAAAACAAGCTTGAGAGGAACTTAAAAGGTATTAAAGATATGGAAACCCTTCCTCAGGCGCTGTTTGTGGTAGACCCAGTCCATGAGGAAATTGCGGTAAAAGAAGCCAGAAAACTTGGTATTCCTATAGTAGCCATCGTTGATACCAACTGTGACCCGGATTTAATAGACTATATCATTCCTGGAAATGACGATGCTATAAGGGCAGTCAAACTTATTACCGGAAAGATCGCTGATGCTTGCCTGGAGGGTTTAGAGATCTATAAAGAAAAGGTGGCTGCTCAAACAGACAAAGAGTTAAGTTTAGAGGAAGAATTTTTAAAGAGAGATGAAGAGGCTGCGGCTGAGGCTATTTTAGAAGAGATACTTGCAGAAGAAAAGAAAGAAGCTGAATTTGAAGAACTTGCTAAAAACATAGATTAA
- the tsf gene encoding translation elongation factor Ts encodes MAQISIDLIKQLRERTAAGFSDCKKALEEAGGDIEKAIDILRKKGLAIAAKRAGKATTEGVVAAYIHSNKKIGVLVEVNCETDFVARTEEFQQFAHDIAMQIAATNPIAVTREEVPQEVIEREKKIYEEQVRESGKPENVIPKIVEGKMEKFYKENVLLEQAFIKNPEITIQDLLNELIAKTGEKIVIKRFARFQIGE; translated from the coding sequence ATGGCTCAGATTAGTATAGACCTTATAAAACAGCTTAGAGAAAGGACTGCTGCTGGTTTTTCTGATTGTAAAAAAGCCTTGGAAGAGGCAGGAGGAGACATAGAAAAGGCAATAGACATTTTGAGGAAAAAGGGTCTTGCTATCGCCGCTAAAAGAGCCGGTAAGGCAACCACTGAAGGGGTGGTAGCTGCTTATATTCACAGCAACAAAAAAATCGGTGTGCTTGTTGAGGTAAATTGTGAGACAGATTTTGTGGCAAGAACCGAGGAGTTTCAACAGTTTGCCCATGACATAGCTATGCAGATTGCTGCCACCAACCCTATAGCTGTCACCAGAGAAGAGGTGCCTCAGGAAGTAATCGAGAGAGAAAAGAAAATCTATGAAGAGCAGGTAAGAGAAAGCGGAAAGCCTGAAAACGTAATTCCTAAGATTGTAGAAGGTAAGATGGAAAAGTTTTATAAAGAAAACGTACTTTTAGAACAGGCTTTTATCAAAAACCCAGAGATTACCATCCAGGACCTTTTAAACGAGTTGATAGCCAAAACTGGAGAGAAGATAGTTATCAAAAGATTTGCCAGGTTTCAGATAGGAGAATAG
- the pyrH gene encoding UMP kinase: protein MTELKYRRVLLKISGEALLGSKSFGIDAKVINQIAEELKEVYQYGLEIGIVIGGGNIFRGIAGEKQGMDRARADYMGMLATLINALALQDALEAQGISCRVMSALEVIEVAEPYIREKAIRHLEKGRVLILACGTGNPFFTTDTAAVLRALELKCEVLFKATKVDGVYDKDPKKHPDAKKFDELTFDEALHKRLKVMDATAFSLARDYKLPILVFNLLNYGNIKKAVLGESVGTYIKA from the coding sequence GTGACTGAACTAAAGTATAGGAGAGTGCTTCTTAAGATTTCGGGAGAGGCTCTCCTTGGAAGCAAATCTTTTGGTATAGATGCTAAGGTGATCAACCAGATAGCAGAGGAGTTAAAAGAGGTTTATCAGTATGGTCTTGAAATAGGTATAGTGATAGGAGGAGGGAACATCTTTCGAGGGATAGCCGGAGAAAAGCAGGGGATGGATCGAGCCCGTGCAGACTACATGGGGATGCTTGCAACCCTTATCAACGCTTTAGCCCTACAGGATGCCCTAGAAGCGCAGGGGATATCCTGCAGGGTGATGTCTGCTCTTGAAGTTATAGAGGTGGCAGAACCTTACATAAGAGAAAAGGCTATCAGGCATCTTGAAAAAGGTAGGGTACTTATTCTTGCCTGTGGCACCGGAAATCCTTTCTTTACCACCGATACCGCAGCAGTGCTAAGGGCTCTTGAGCTTAAGTGTGAGGTCCTTTTTAAGGCTACCAAGGTAGATGGTGTCTACGATAAAGACCCAAAAAAACATCCTGATGCTAAGAAGTTTGACGAACTTACCTTTGACGAGGCTTTGCATAAGAGGCTTAAAGTGATGGATGCTACAGCTTTTTCCTTAGCTAGAGACTATAAACTTCCTATTCTGGTTTTTAACCTTTTAAACTACGGGAATATTAAAAAAGCAGTTTTAGGAGAAAGTGTAGGAACTTACATCAAAGCTTAA
- the frr gene encoding ribosome recycling factor: MNQALEDAKNRMEKAVKNLKEEFSHLRTSRASLALLEGIKVDCYGTKMAIPQIATVNIIEGKTIVIQPWDASLVKEIEKAIQKSDLGINPTSDGKTIKLVMPPLTEERRKELVKIANKLAEEARIAIRNIRRDVLEKFKAAKKKGEISEDDYTQLEKKVQKLTDDYIKKVDTVLKDKEKEILSV, translated from the coding sequence GTGAACCAAGCCTTAGAAGATGCGAAAAACAGAATGGAAAAGGCAGTTAAAAACCTTAAAGAAGAGTTTTCCCATTTAAGGACTTCCAGGGCTTCGTTAGCTTTATTAGAGGGTATCAAAGTGGATTGCTATGGGACAAAGATGGCTATTCCTCAGATAGCAACCGTTAATATTATCGAAGGGAAAACCATAGTTATTCAACCCTGGGACGCAAGTTTGGTAAAAGAGATAGAGAAGGCTATCCAAAAATCTGACCTTGGGATCAATCCTACCTCAGACGGAAAAACCATCAAACTTGTGATGCCACCTCTTACCGAAGAAAGAAGAAAGGAACTGGTAAAGATAGCTAACAAGCTGGCTGAAGAGGCTCGCATTGCCATAAGAAATATCAGAAGGGATGTGCTCGAAAAGTTTAAAGCCGCTAAAAAGAAAGGAGAGATCTCAGAGGACGACTACACTCAACTTGAAAAGAAGGTGCAAAAACTTACAGACGATTACATCAAAAAGGTAGACACCGTTTTAAAAGATAAAGAAAAAGAGATTCTCTCCGTATAA